One window of the Archaeoglobus sulfaticallidus PM70-1 genome contains the following:
- a CDS encoding DMT family transporter, protein MDGYIFALVASMLWGLNAVFVRKALEKTDAFSGTFFIVLVSAVCLLMMSIFDKSLFNANLTQKNLIFLAAGGILQYFFGRSLTYFSAKIVGSSRAFTGSSTRIMFSAILGILILGEKVSFMKAFGIIAMIAGMYILSMERLSGLHISIAGGFFYGLASIVIKAGMAESVVLSNLISILSALPFLALLASRNINTSKFNRFLLFSGFTLFLATLSYYKALSLAPVVVVVPLSNLYPVFAVIFSYLFIQSLERIGLRTFAGACIAVFGGIIVYLS, encoded by the coding sequence ATGGATGGCTACATCTTTGCTCTGGTTGCATCAATGCTCTGGGGCTTAAATGCAGTTTTTGTAAGAAAAGCTCTTGAAAAAACTGATGCTTTTTCAGGCACATTTTTTATCGTTTTAGTTTCTGCAGTATGCTTGCTGATGATGTCAATTTTCGATAAATCATTATTCAATGCCAATTTAACTCAGAAAAACTTGATTTTTTTAGCTGCAGGTGGGATACTTCAGTATTTCTTTGGTAGATCACTTACATACTTTTCTGCGAAAATTGTTGGTTCTTCAAGGGCTTTTACTGGAAGTTCGACAAGAATTATGTTCTCAGCCATTCTTGGAATATTGATTTTAGGTGAGAAAGTTAGCTTTATGAAAGCCTTTGGCATTATCGCAATGATAGCTGGAATGTATATTCTTTCTATGGAGAGGCTAAGTGGTTTGCATATCTCAATTGCTGGTGGTTTCTTCTATGGTTTAGCCTCCATAGTCATAAAAGCTGGAATGGCTGAAAGTGTTGTTCTGAGCAACCTGATCTCTATCCTGTCAGCTTTACCCTTCCTTGCATTATTGGCTTCAAGAAACATCAATACATCCAAGTTTAACAGATTTTTACTATTTTCTGGATTTACACTTTTTCTTGCAACACTTTCCTATTACAAAGCGCTATCATTGGCACCTGTGGTTGTGGTCGTACCTCTCTCAAATCTGTATCCAGTTTTTGCAGTTATCTTCTCATATCTATTCATTCAATCACTTGAAAGGATTGGATTGAGGACCTTTGCTGGAGCTTGTATTGCTGTTTTCGGAGGTATCATAGTATATCTAAGCTGA
- a CDS encoding UvrD-helicase domain-containing protein, whose protein sequence is MHIRKIYGPPGTGKTTKLLNEVKQDIKELDITLKDIMYVSTTNTAIEEVRGRIGITKNNVGKYFKTLHGIALSHLLTFKKDVQLYNAAKNTLKLYNFVETAKIKFCREIKVRYEPEAVSSNAPANQAFEAWSYVIAKYYHCFEDVDRCFSAFQRLYKDLPWLVRIIRRWLEYKKQMNYIDYEDLLIYLYHNPPYALTPVVKFDEAQDFADLEWEILRRTYIDVPPYTPLPRRITIAGDDDQTILSFRGASAEKFLDFPTDEEIVLEKSWRVKENILKFANSIIKHVEKRKSKKVEPVAEGGIVAYRSFANIYQLTDFAAKIANKYSDKTVFLLFYTNSMVHEAEIELYRLKQPFRRLKGESAWEKEVLTAWNIAAKLKSNKQLTYDEFKFLLRHMRAHLISKGEKENMLSSFKQCGTPIQFYTLTKLYSIQQLLDSKTFNFARTLDIIKTARYTIKPAQVNLYVDTIHASKGREANIVIVANAINRKALYENSIDDLRRVFYVAATRARDVCVVANIATHTQFLRKEVVAYATT, encoded by the coding sequence ATGCACATCAGAAAAATCTACGGTCCTCCTGGCACTGGAAAAACAACAAAGCTCCTCAACGAAGTTAAACAAGACATCAAAGAGCTCGATATCACACTCAAAGATATAATGTATGTCAGCACCACGAACACAGCGATTGAAGAGGTGCGAGGTAGGATTGGAATTACAAAGAACAACGTTGGTAAATACTTCAAAACATTGCATGGTATTGCTCTCTCACACCTTCTCACATTCAAAAAAGATGTGCAACTGTACAATGCTGCAAAGAACACACTCAAACTCTACAACTTCGTTGAAACGGCAAAAATCAAATTCTGTAGAGAAATTAAAGTCAGGTATGAGCCTGAAGCAGTTAGTAGCAACGCACCTGCAAATCAAGCTTTCGAGGCGTGGAGCTACGTTATTGCAAAGTATTACCACTGCTTCGAGGATGTAGACAGGTGCTTCAGTGCTTTCCAGCGACTGTACAAAGATTTACCCTGGCTCGTACGTATAATTCGCAGGTGGCTCGAATATAAAAAACAGATGAACTACATCGACTATGAAGACTTATTGATTTACCTATACCACAATCCCCCGTATGCACTTACACCAGTAGTCAAGTTCGATGAAGCCCAGGACTTCGCTGACCTGGAGTGGGAAATTTTACGTAGAACGTATATTGACGTACCACCGTACACGCCACTGCCAAGACGTATAACAATTGCAGGAGATGATGATCAAACGATTCTCAGTTTCCGCGGTGCTTCAGCTGAGAAATTCCTTGACTTCCCTACGGATGAAGAGATAGTGCTTGAGAAGAGCTGGAGAGTGAAAGAAAACATACTCAAGTTTGCGAACAGCATAATCAAGCACGTCGAGAAAAGAAAGTCGAAAAAAGTAGAACCTGTTGCTGAAGGGGGTATCGTAGCATACAGGTCTTTTGCAAACATATATCAGCTTACTGACTTTGCTGCGAAAATTGCAAACAAATACAGCGACAAAACAGTATTTCTGTTGTTCTACACCAACTCGATGGTGCATGAAGCTGAAATTGAGTTGTACAGGCTTAAACAACCATTCCGACGCCTCAAAGGTGAGAGTGCGTGGGAAAAAGAGGTGTTAACGGCATGGAACATCGCTGCAAAACTGAAGAGTAACAAACAGTTGACGTACGATGAGTTCAAGTTCCTTTTGAGACATATGAGAGCGCATTTAATCAGCAAGGGCGAGAAAGAGAACATGTTGTCGAGCTTTAAACAGTGTGGTACACCCATTCAGTTCTACACGCTTACAAAACTCTACAGCATACAACAGCTCCTCGACTCAAAAACATTCAACTTTGCACGCACGCTTGATATAATAAAAACAGCACGCTATACTATTAAGCCAGCACAGGTGAACCTGTATGTTGACACCATCCACGCCTCAAAAGGCAGAGAAGCGAACATAGTTATTGTTGCAAACGCAATCAACAGGAAGGCTTTGTATGAGAACTCGATAGACGATTTGAGAAGAGTGTTTTACGTTGCAGCAACTCGTGCAAGGGATGTTTGCGTCGTTGCGAACATAGCCACCCACACACAATTCCTTCGAAAGGAGGTGGTGGCTTATGCTACAACTTAA
- a CDS encoding flavodoxin family protein: MKILAINGSPNRRNTHALLEIILSEAEKMGAETEILNLRDYSIKECIGCDKCLKGECSQKDDINKVLEKMKEADAIVIGVPTYFGNVPGIVKNLIDRSRMARMGGFWLKNRVFAPVVTSGLRNGGAEYAIMSLLVYALGQGMIPVSIAENPITTGSFVIGTIQSDTGWRSVKKDEISINTAKALAKRIVEIARATEGLRK, translated from the coding sequence ATGAAAATTTTAGCAATAAACGGAAGTCCAAACAGGCGAAACACCCATGCCCTGCTTGAAATCATCCTCAGCGAAGCTGAAAAGATGGGTGCTGAAACTGAAATACTCAACCTGAGAGACTACAGCATCAAAGAGTGCATAGGCTGTGATAAGTGCCTGAAGGGGGAATGCAGTCAAAAGGATGACATAAATAAAGTTCTTGAGAAGATGAAGGAAGCCGATGCAATAGTAATAGGGGTTCCAACATACTTCGGTAATGTCCCCGGAATAGTCAAAAATCTAATCGATAGGAGCAGAATGGCAAGGATGGGTGGATTCTGGCTTAAAAACAGAGTTTTTGCTCCAGTAGTGACCTCAGGACTACGAAATGGAGGAGCTGAATATGCGATCATGAGCCTGCTCGTTTATGCATTGGGACAGGGAATGATTCCAGTTTCAATTGCTGAGAACCCAATCACTACTGGAAGCTTCGTAATCGGAACTATTCAGAGTGATACTGGTTGGAGATCTGTAAAAAAAGATGAGATATCGATCAATACTGCTAAAGCCCTTGCAAAGAGAATAGTTGAAATTGCAAGAGCAACGGAGGGGTTGAGAAAGTAA
- a CDS encoding 4Fe-4S dicluster-binding protein produces MSYEVLMQRLGFPDSELLKKILEYLMSEEEAKIAAVLPGSTDEVAEKLDMDIGRVREILENLFKKGVVIPKNFRNREYYRFARDIIQLHDATLASKHMKDTEYAKLWKVFGEKEAHARMGQFLSASGFKIWRVIPAYRAIKDLPNVLPYENIVEMIKAQEKIAVVPCSCRNVTMLAGDGCNYTDESYWHCIQFGRGAEYVIARGSGREISVEEALEIIERAEEDGLVHTWPNTAKIVDNRVTVNCNCCSDCCEFFLSAKFANVPMETLLEKSRYEAYVDEDECIGCQTCIDRCHFDAIEMYRPEGSKKFKARVVAENCFGCGVCVVGCEQEAIKLKAVRPAEHIPEG; encoded by the coding sequence ATGAGCTACGAGGTTTTGATGCAGAGGCTTGGTTTTCCAGACTCAGAGTTGCTGAAAAAAATACTTGAGTATTTGATGAGTGAAGAAGAGGCTAAAATAGCTGCTGTACTGCCGGGGAGCACTGATGAAGTGGCTGAGAAGCTTGACATGGACATAGGCAGGGTGAGGGAAATTCTCGAAAACCTCTTCAAGAAGGGTGTTGTGATCCCTAAGAACTTCAGAAACAGAGAGTACTACAGGTTTGCAAGGGATATCATACAGCTTCACGACGCAACGCTCGCATCAAAGCACATGAAAGATACAGAATATGCTAAGCTGTGGAAGGTGTTTGGAGAAAAGGAGGCACATGCCAGAATGGGGCAGTTTCTTTCAGCATCGGGATTCAAGATATGGAGGGTTATTCCCGCATACAGGGCGATAAAGGATCTGCCTAATGTTCTGCCATACGAGAACATAGTGGAGATGATTAAAGCTCAGGAGAAGATAGCCGTTGTGCCATGCTCCTGCAGGAATGTTACAATGCTTGCAGGAGATGGATGCAATTATACAGATGAGAGCTACTGGCACTGCATACAGTTCGGAAGAGGAGCTGAATATGTAATTGCAAGGGGCTCAGGTAGAGAGATATCTGTCGAGGAGGCTCTGGAGATAATAGAAAGGGCTGAAGAGGATGGTCTGGTGCATACATGGCCCAATACAGCAAAGATAGTTGATAATAGAGTTACAGTTAACTGCAACTGCTGCAGTGATTGCTGCGAGTTCTTCCTCTCAGCCAAGTTTGCGAACGTTCCAATGGAAACCTTGCTTGAGAAAAGCAGGTATGAAGCATATGTCGATGAGGATGAATGCATAGGCTGTCAGACCTGCATTGACAGATGTCACTTCGATGCGATAGAAATGTATAGGCCTGAAGGGAGCAAGAAATTCAAGGCAAGAGTAGTCGCTGAAAACTGCTTTGGCTGCGGTGTCTGTGTTGTTGGTTGCGAGCAGGAAGCGATTAAGCTGAAGGCCGTAAGACCGGCAGAACACATTCCAGAGGGCTGA
- a CDS encoding enoyl-CoA hydratase-related protein, with protein sequence MSEFNFKDIIYEKKDRIATITINRPGRYNACRPITIYELTKAFIDAWADKEIGVVVFTGAGDKAFCTGGDQSIRDVGGYKGDMKEYRGTIATLPLEVGWQFVTFLIRHIPKPVIARVNGYAIGGGHVWQVNCDLSIASETAKFGQAGPRVGSFDPGFGTGDLWRNVGLKKAKEIWYLCRIYTAQEALEMGLVNKVVPPDKLDEEVRKWCDELLEKSPTALKMLKYAFLAETDGLGGITELGVGGLSLYYMSDESVEGRNAFMEKRMPDFWKYYLNLQD encoded by the coding sequence ATGTCTGAATTCAACTTTAAGGATATTATTTATGAGAAAAAAGATAGAATCGCGACAATAACCATCAACAGACCCGGAAGGTACAATGCCTGCAGACCAATAACGATTTACGAGCTTACTAAAGCATTCATCGATGCATGGGCGGACAAAGAGATTGGGGTTGTTGTTTTTACGGGAGCTGGAGATAAAGCCTTTTGCACAGGTGGAGATCAATCTATAAGGGATGTTGGTGGGTATAAAGGAGACATGAAAGAATACCGAGGAACTATTGCAACATTACCCCTTGAAGTCGGATGGCAATTTGTGACATTTCTGATTAGGCACATTCCTAAGCCAGTAATAGCGAGGGTGAATGGTTATGCTATAGGGGGTGGACATGTATGGCAGGTAAACTGTGATCTCTCCATCGCTTCAGAAACAGCTAAATTCGGACAGGCTGGTCCAAGAGTCGGGAGTTTTGATCCCGGTTTTGGAACTGGAGATCTGTGGAGAAATGTAGGGCTTAAAAAAGCAAAGGAAATATGGTATCTCTGCAGAATTTACACTGCCCAGGAAGCTCTGGAAATGGGACTCGTAAACAAAGTTGTTCCACCAGATAAATTAGATGAGGAAGTGAGGAAGTGGTGTGATGAACTGCTGGAGAAAAGTCCAACCGCTTTGAAAATGCTCAAGTATGCTTTTCTCGCAGAAACTGATGGGCTTGGAGGAATAACAGAACTTGGTGTTGGAGGTTTAAGTCTTTACTATATGTCAGACGAGTCCGTAGAGGGTAGGAATGCCTTCATGGAGAAAAGAATGCCGGACTTCTGGAAATATTATCTGAATTTACAGGATTAG
- a CDS encoding winged helix-turn-helix transcriptional regulator: MRKKELDDVDKKIIEYILKGKTQSEVAELTGVTLRTVQNRMKALEEEGYIIKLKEGYWVADYQKLGLTVLAVIFIDLDMDSKNKIDMIVEHMKTLDFVENVFEVVGSPYDLCLIVRYKDIEEYRKEKRKFMEWFRKNNMRINHLQTIIASKTYKNHRRTIIP; the protein is encoded by the coding sequence ATGCGAAAGAAAGAGCTTGACGATGTTGATAAGAAAATCATTGAATACATTCTAAAAGGCAAAACCCAAAGCGAGGTTGCGGAGCTAACTGGTGTAACTCTGAGGACGGTTCAAAACAGGATGAAGGCTCTAGAAGAGGAAGGATATATTATAAAGCTTAAAGAAGGTTACTGGGTAGCAGATTATCAGAAACTTGGGCTTACAGTGCTTGCAGTAATTTTCATAGACCTCGACATGGATTCCAAAAACAAAATCGATATGATAGTTGAACACATGAAAACGCTCGACTTCGTTGAAAATGTTTTTGAAGTTGTTGGATCTCCTTACGATCTGTGCTTGATAGTCAGATACAAGGACATCGAGGAATACAGAAAGGAGAAAAGAAAATTTATGGAGTGGTTCAGGAAGAACAACATGAGGATCAATCATCTCCAGACAATTATAGCCTCAAAGACATATAAAAACCATAGAAGGACAATAATTCCTTAA
- a CDS encoding Zn-ribbon domain-containing OB-fold protein: protein MYIKSRNLLLGHKIAVNKTEKYWKGLEYGKIYKTVCECGREYYPPQAECSFCRKETEWVEIDGYGVVETFTVVQSVPSGFEWIKAYTIAIARFGNVRVMGWGNESVKVGDRVRAYTQKDESGVWKVYFEVV, encoded by the coding sequence GTGTATATTAAGAGCAGAAATTTATTGTTAGGGCACAAAATAGCAGTAAACAAAACAGAGAAATACTGGAAAGGGCTTGAATATGGGAAGATATACAAAACAGTATGTGAGTGTGGAAGAGAATATTATCCTCCCCAAGCAGAATGCAGTTTTTGTCGAAAGGAAACTGAGTGGGTTGAAATCGATGGATATGGTGTTGTTGAAACTTTTACGGTAGTTCAGTCAGTTCCGAGTGGTTTTGAGTGGATCAAAGCTTATACAATCGCCATTGCAAGGTTTGGGAATGTAAGAGTTATGGGTTGGGGAAATGAGAGTGTTAAGGTTGGAGATAGAGTTAGAGCATACACTCAGAAGGATGAAAGCGGAGTTTGGAAGGTTTATTTTGAGGTAGTTTGA
- a CDS encoding thiolase domain-containing protein encodes MKIGIIGVGCSKFGVRDTTIQELAFEAVKEALDDANITQDDVNISVVGSVGTRNYELMPAVPVNEYCGFSGKGPIRVESACATGSSAVYTAYASIASGVAEVAIAIGVEKMTEVETPVSLAVGGRAGNYLWEFHQYGTTFPAYYAMHASSHMAKYGTTEEQMALVAVKAHRNAVKNPKAHLQKEIDVETVLNSRVIAYPLKLFDCSPISDGASAVILASESKVKELGADAVWIEGIGYSSDTSNMTRRESFVGLKASVEASRMAYRMAKIDNPVNQLDIATVHDCFTIAEIIAYEDLGFCRKGEGGRFIEDGESDFGGKIPVNTFGGLKAKGHPLAATGTAMVYEIVKQLREEAGKLQAEIKNYAGLTHNIGGTGHFAWVFVLRR; translated from the coding sequence ATGAAAATAGGTATTATCGGAGTTGGTTGCTCAAAGTTTGGTGTAAGAGATACCACAATCCAGGAACTCGCTTTTGAAGCTGTTAAAGAAGCGCTCGATGATGCTAACATAACTCAGGATGATGTAAATATAAGCGTAGTTGGTAGTGTGGGGACGAGAAATTACGAACTCATGCCCGCTGTACCAGTAAACGAGTACTGCGGTTTTTCTGGAAAGGGGCCGATAAGGGTAGAATCTGCGTGTGCTACTGGAAGCTCTGCAGTTTACACAGCCTATGCTTCAATAGCCTCTGGAGTTGCTGAGGTTGCAATAGCTATTGGAGTTGAGAAAATGACTGAGGTTGAGACACCAGTGTCCCTTGCTGTTGGGGGTAGGGCTGGGAACTACCTGTGGGAGTTCCACCAGTACGGTACAACCTTCCCGGCGTACTATGCTATGCACGCATCATCCCACATGGCTAAATACGGAACTACCGAAGAGCAGATGGCTCTTGTGGCTGTAAAAGCACACAGAAATGCAGTAAAAAATCCAAAAGCTCACCTTCAAAAAGAAATCGATGTTGAGACTGTTTTGAACTCAAGAGTAATTGCATATCCCTTGAAGCTTTTTGATTGTTCACCAATCAGCGATGGCGCTTCAGCAGTAATTCTCGCTTCTGAAAGCAAGGTAAAGGAGCTTGGAGCTGATGCGGTATGGATAGAGGGAATAGGGTATTCATCAGACACATCCAATATGACGAGAAGGGAAAGTTTTGTTGGCTTAAAAGCATCAGTTGAAGCTTCGAGGATGGCTTACAGAATGGCAAAAATCGATAATCCAGTTAATCAACTTGATATCGCCACAGTCCACGATTGCTTTACAATTGCAGAAATAATAGCATATGAGGATCTTGGATTTTGCAGAAAGGGAGAAGGCGGCAGATTTATTGAGGATGGAGAATCAGATTTTGGAGGTAAAATTCCCGTCAACACATTTGGAGGTTTAAAGGCTAAGGGGCATCCTTTAGCAGCCACTGGAACTGCGATGGTCTATGAAATCGTCAAACAGCTAAGAGAAGAAGCTGGAAAACTTCAGGCTGAGATAAAGAATTATGCGGGATTAACTCACAATATAGGTGGAACAGGGCATTTTGCTTGGGTTTTTGTTTTGAGGAGGTGA
- a CDS encoding acyl-CoA dehydrogenase family protein, whose amino-acid sequence MNFKLTPEQMDIKNAAREFSEKEFTPELIEECDREERYPMEVVKKARELGFSTIKIPEKYGGMGLTLFEEVLVTEEFYRVSPGMGNACLSSTFGTELLILFGSEEQKEKYLRWVTEKNGISAMASTEPDAGSDVASVKTKIERDGDEWIINGTKMFITNGSVCDFVLVLGRTYEGEKRHHGLTFAIVESNSKGFKAKKIKNKLGLRASDTAEIVLKDVRVPEENILGEPGKGFYYLMEFFNHTRPRVAAQAVGMAQGAFELALSYVKERKQFGKPIAAFQHTQFKIAEMATRIQAARLLTYQAAWQCSIGERKPELSSMAKYFAGETAVYVADWAVQLHGGYGYIGEYPVERFYRDAKITELYEGTKEIQKQIIARMLIGNVLKKYA is encoded by the coding sequence TTGAATTTTAAATTAACTCCGGAACAGATGGATATAAAGAATGCTGCGAGGGAGTTTTCTGAAAAAGAGTTCACTCCAGAACTAATAGAGGAATGTGATAGAGAGGAAAGGTATCCGATGGAAGTTGTGAAGAAGGCAAGAGAGCTTGGATTTTCGACGATAAAGATTCCCGAAAAGTATGGTGGTATGGGATTAACGCTGTTCGAAGAGGTCCTTGTAACCGAGGAGTTTTACAGAGTAAGTCCCGGAATGGGCAATGCCTGTTTAAGCTCAACTTTTGGTACCGAGCTTCTCATCTTGTTTGGCAGTGAAGAGCAGAAGGAGAAATACCTCAGATGGGTTACAGAAAAAAACGGGATCTCTGCAATGGCATCAACTGAACCTGATGCTGGCAGTGATGTAGCAAGTGTGAAAACCAAGATTGAGAGAGATGGTGATGAGTGGATTATAAATGGGACGAAGATGTTCATAACAAATGGCAGTGTTTGCGATTTTGTTCTCGTTTTGGGCAGAACCTATGAAGGAGAGAAGAGACATCATGGTTTAACTTTTGCTATCGTAGAGAGCAATTCAAAGGGTTTTAAGGCTAAAAAGATTAAGAATAAGCTTGGTTTGAGAGCAAGCGACACAGCAGAAATCGTTCTCAAGGATGTAAGAGTCCCTGAGGAGAATATACTCGGAGAGCCGGGAAAAGGATTCTACTATCTGATGGAATTTTTCAATCACACAAGACCAAGGGTTGCTGCACAGGCTGTAGGAATGGCTCAGGGAGCTTTCGAACTTGCTCTAAGCTATGTGAAGGAAAGGAAGCAGTTCGGAAAGCCAATTGCTGCTTTCCAGCACACTCAGTTTAAAATTGCTGAGATGGCTACCCGCATACAGGCTGCAAGGTTGCTAACATATCAGGCAGCATGGCAGTGCAGTATTGGAGAAAGAAAGCCTGAACTTTCTTCGATGGCTAAATACTTTGCTGGAGAAACTGCTGTATATGTTGCTGACTGGGCTGTTCAGCTTCATGGAGGCTATGGATACATAGGGGAATATCCAGTAGAAAGATTCTACAGGGATGCAAAGATAACTGAACTGTATGAAGGAACTAAGGAGATTCAAAAGCAGATTATTGCGAGAATGTTGATTGGGAATGTTCTGAAAAAGTATGCATGA
- a CDS encoding enoyl-CoA hydratase/isomerase family protein: MVEFERIKLEFVDNIAVLTLNRPEKLNALDSKTRTELLQAVEEVENRARVLIITGSGKAFAAGADIGELSKRNPLDCIESAKLGTRLFTKIEEMDIPSIAAINGYALGGGCELAMACDIRVASKKAKFGQPEINIGIIPGAGGTQRLPRLVGVGMAKKLVLTGEIISAEEAYRIGLVDELVDEDKLMDRAMEIARRICEKSPIAVAFAKRALNSSNSMNLHDGLEYELSLFSILFSTEDAKEGMNAFLEKRKPEFRGR, translated from the coding sequence ATGGTTGAATTCGAGAGAATAAAGCTAGAATTTGTTGATAACATTGCAGTGTTAACTCTGAACAGACCTGAGAAGCTGAATGCCCTTGATAGTAAAACAAGGACTGAGCTTTTGCAGGCTGTTGAAGAGGTGGAAAATAGAGCAAGAGTCTTGATCATAACAGGGAGTGGAAAGGCGTTTGCTGCAGGAGCGGATATAGGAGAATTATCAAAGAGAAATCCTTTGGATTGCATTGAATCTGCAAAACTCGGAACCAGACTTTTTACTAAAATAGAGGAGATGGATATTCCATCGATTGCTGCAATAAATGGTTATGCTCTTGGGGGTGGTTGTGAGCTTGCGATGGCTTGCGATATAAGAGTTGCGAGTAAAAAAGCGAAGTTTGGACAACCAGAGATAAACATAGGCATAATTCCCGGAGCGGGAGGCACACAAAGGCTTCCAAGGCTTGTTGGAGTGGGAATGGCTAAGAAGCTCGTGTTGACTGGAGAGATAATTTCAGCTGAAGAAGCTTACAGAATTGGCCTAGTTGATGAGCTTGTTGATGAGGATAAACTGATGGATAGAGCAATGGAAATTGCAAGGAGAATTTGTGAGAAGTCTCCCATAGCTGTGGCTTTTGCTAAAAGGGCATTGAATTCATCAAACAGCATGAACTTGCATGATGGCTTGGAGTATGAGCTCTCACTCTTTTCGATTCTCTTCTCAACAGAGGATGCGAAAGAAGGTATGAATGCTTTTCTTGAAAAAAGAAAGCCTGAGTTCAGGGGGAGGTAG
- a CDS encoding 3-hydroxyacyl-CoA dehydrogenase family protein: MKIGVVGFGLMGSQITQFFAQSRFEVIALDVNEEKLKKGMNAVIWGRFGLKRLVEKGKINEDEMEEIVNRISTSTNYEDLKDADLVIEAVFEDIGLKKEVLEKISEVTDAIIGSNTSSISITKLSSAVKSPEKFLGIHFFNPAQIQKLVELVRGLLTSEDVIAEVRELFSSLGKVPIVVKDSPGFATTRLGLMLGKEAMLMVQEGVATPQDIDIGMMLGYGYTMGPIETGDLVGLDTRLRIYESMYEMTKDPKWAPPRLLVQLVDAGYLGDPSVRPESKGGVYEYFGQERATQVLKRLGLRK, translated from the coding sequence ATGAAAATTGGTGTTGTAGGTTTCGGACTTATGGGTTCTCAGATCACACAATTTTTCGCTCAGAGTAGATTTGAGGTTATCGCTTTAGATGTTAATGAAGAAAAACTGAAAAAAGGTATGAATGCGGTAATTTGGGGGAGATTCGGACTGAAAAGGCTTGTAGAGAAAGGAAAGATAAATGAGGATGAAATGGAAGAAATAGTGAACAGGATAAGCACATCAACCAATTATGAAGATTTAAAGGATGCTGATTTGGTAATTGAGGCTGTTTTTGAGGACATTGGATTGAAGAAAGAGGTTCTTGAGAAGATTTCAGAAGTGACGGATGCGATAATAGGTTCCAACACTTCATCTATAAGCATTACAAAGCTATCTTCAGCAGTCAAAAGTCCTGAAAAGTTCCTCGGAATCCATTTCTTCAATCCAGCTCAGATTCAAAAGCTCGTTGAGCTTGTCAGGGGTTTGCTTACGAGCGAAGATGTCATAGCTGAGGTTAGAGAACTATTCAGCAGTCTTGGAAAAGTACCCATAGTTGTTAAAGACTCTCCTGGATTTGCGACAACTCGCTTGGGATTGATGCTTGGGAAGGAGGCGATGCTCATGGTCCAGGAGGGTGTTGCAACCCCACAGGACATCGACATAGGCATGATGCTTGGCTACGGCTACACAATGGGCCCTATAGAAACAGGGGATTTGGTGGGACTTGACACCAGGCTGAGAATATATGAGTCGATGTACGAGATGACCAAAGACCCCAAGTGGGCTCCACCTCGCTTGCTCGTTCAGCTCGTCGATGCAGGTTATTTGGGTGACCCAAGCGTTAGGCCAGAGAGCAAGGGTGGTGTTTATGAGTATTTTGGGCAGGAAAGAGCAACTCAGGTTCTTAAAAGGTTGGGGTTGAGGAAGTAG